One Vallicoccus soli genomic window, CTCGAGGTGCCGGCCGACCGGACCATGGCCGTCGGCGACGGGCGCAACGACCTGGAGATGCTCGACTGGGCGCACCGCGGGGTCGCCATGGGCCAGGCCCCCGCGGAGGTGCAGGACGCGGCCGACCTCGTCACCGAGGAGGTCGGGGACGACGGCCTCGCGGTCGCGCTGGGCTGGTTCTTCCGGTGAGCGCGCGCCCCGCGCTCGTCGCGAGCGACCTCGACGGCACCCTCGTCCGCACCGACGGCACGATCTCCGACCGCACCGTCGCCGCCCTGCGCGCCGTCGAGGACGCCGGGTCGACCGTCGTGTTCGTCACCGGCCGGCCGACCCGCTGGATGGGCGAGGTCGCCGCCGCGACGGGGCACACGGGGCTCGCCATCTGCTCCAACGGCGCGGTGGTCTGGGACCTGCACCGCGAGCGGGTCGTCGAGACGTTCGAGCTGTCCGTCGAGGTGGGGGCCGACCTCGTCGAGCGGCTGCGGCGCGCCCTGCCCGGCATCGCGTTCGGCGCCGAGGCCGTGGGCGGGTTCCGCCACGAGCGGGCCTACGCCCTGCGGTACGCCGCCCCCGGCGTCACCACCGTCGACCGGCTCGAGCTCGACGAGCCGCTGGTCAAGCTCCTCGTCCGTGCGGAGGAGGGCGACGTCGACGAGCTGCTCGCGGCGGCCCGCGAGGTCGTCGGCGACCTGGCAGAGGTCGTGCACTCCTCCACGAGCGGCGAGGCGCTGCTCGAGGTCAGCGCCTCCGGGGTGTCCAAGGCGACGACCCTCGCGCGGATGTGCGAGGAGCGCGGGGTCGACGCGTCCGAGGTCGTCGCCTTCGGCGACATGCCCAACGACCTGCCGATGCTCGCCTGGGCCGGGACGGCGTACGCCATGGGCAACGCGCACCCCGACGTGCTCGCCGCCGCGGACCGCACCACCCTGACGAACGACGAGGACGGCGTCGCGGTCGTGCTGGAGCGCCTCTTCGCCTGAGGGCGCCCCTCAGCCGGCGAAGGGCAGCACGGGGACGCCGGCGACCCCGGGGCGGGCGACGTGCAGCGAGCCCGCGACCCGGTCCTCGTCGCCGAGGCCCTGCCGCGACGTCGTGACGTAGAGGTCGCGCAGGTCGGGCCCGCCGAAGGTGACGGCGGTGGGCTGCGGGGTCGGGACCTCCAGCACCTCGGACAGGCGGCCGTCGGCGTCGTACCGGTGGACGGCGCCGCCGCCGTGCAGCGCCACCCACGCGCCGCCCTCGGCGTCGAGCACGAGGCCGTCGGGGCTGCCGGCGTCCTCGGGGACCTCGACGAACGGCGTGCGGGACGCGACGAGGCCGGCCTCGTCGAAGGCGAGCACGTCGATGCGCTGCGTCGGGGTGTCGACGTAGAGCGCGGTCCCGTCCGGCCGCCACGCCAGGCCGTTGGAGATCGTCACCCCCGAGAGGGCCGCCAGCACGGTGCCGTCGGGGTCGAGCCGCCACAGGGTGCCGGCGCCCTCGGCGGCGTCGTACGCCATCGATCCGCACCAGAAGCGGCCCTGCGGGTCGCAGCCGCCCTCGTTCATGCGCACGCCGGGGTCGGACCAGAGCGGCGGCAGCAGGTCCGGGTCGGGGTCGTCGAGGGCGTCCAGCAGGGCGAAGCCGCGCTCGACGGCGACGACGTACCCGCCGCCGGCGCGGGGCCGCACGCACGCCGCCACGTCGCCCACCGCGTGCCGGGCGACGGCGCCGTCCGCGTCGACGGACAGCACGGCGCCGGCGAGCATGTCCACGCACAGGAGCCGCTCCGCGGCGGGGTCCCAGACCGGGCCCTCGCCGTGGAAGGTGACGACCGGGGTGAGCTGCTCGAGCCGCGTCACAGGTAGTTGCCCGTGCCGCCGGGGCGCTCCGGCGCCACCTGCCCGCCCTGCCCGCCCTGCCCGCCCTGCCCGGCCGGCACGGCGCCGGGGGGCAGCGCGCGCCGGCGCATCTCCTCGAACTGCGCGCGCGCCGCCATCTGCTGGGCGAACATCGCCGTCTGGATGCCGTGGAAGAGGCCCTCGAGCCAGCCGACGAGCTGGGCCTGGGCGATGCGCAGCTCGGCGTCGGTGGGCACCGAGTCGTCGGTGAAGGGCAGCGTGATGCGCTCGAGCTCCTCGACGAGCTCCGGCGCCAGGCCCCGCTCGAGCTCCTTGATGGAGGAGCGGTGGATCTCGCGCAGCCGGGCCCGGCTGGCGTCGTCGAGCGGCGCGCTGCGGACCTCCTCGAGCAGCTGCTTCACCATGCTGCCGACCCGCATGATGAGGGCCGGCTGCTCCACGAGCTCGGTGAGCGGCGTGCCCTCGCCGTCGCCCTGCGGGACCGGGAAGGCCCCCGGCGCCGGCTGCCCGTCGGGGCCCACCACGAGGACCCGGTGCTCCTGCTGCTCGTGCGGCTGCGTCATGCGGCGCATCCTCTCACCGTGCCCCCGGCCGGAAACCGGCTGGACGCGGCGGTGCGGCCCGCGCCACGCTCCCGGGGTGACCGCCGCCGCCCCGGCCCGCCCCCGCCCGCTGCGCCCGGACGACG contains:
- a CDS encoding Cof-type HAD-IIB family hydrolase, translated to MSARPALVASDLDGTLVRTDGTISDRTVAALRAVEDAGSTVVFVTGRPTRWMGEVAAATGHTGLAICSNGAVVWDLHRERVVETFELSVEVGADLVERLRRALPGIAFGAEAVGGFRHERAYALRYAAPGVTTVDRLELDEPLVKLLVRAEEGDVDELLAAAREVVGDLAEVVHSSTSGEALLEVSASGVSKATTLARMCEERGVDASEVVAFGDMPNDLPMLAWAGTAYAMGNAHPDVLAAADRTTLTNDEDGVAVVLERLFA
- a CDS encoding bacterial proteasome activator family protein: MTQPHEQQEHRVLVVGPDGQPAPGAFPVPQGDGEGTPLTELVEQPALIMRVGSMVKQLLEEVRSAPLDDASRARLREIHRSSIKELERGLAPELVEELERITLPFTDDSVPTDAELRIAQAQLVGWLEGLFHGIQTAMFAQQMAARAQFEEMRRRALPPGAVPAGQGGQGGQGGQVAPERPGGTGNYL
- a CDS encoding SMP-30/gluconolactonase/LRE family protein; translated protein: MTRLEQLTPVVTFHGEGPVWDPAAERLLCVDMLAGAVLSVDADGAVARHAVGDVAACVRPRAGGGYVVAVERGFALLDALDDPDPDLLPPLWSDPGVRMNEGGCDPQGRFWCGSMAYDAAEGAGTLWRLDPDGTVLAALSGVTISNGLAWRPDGTALYVDTPTQRIDVLAFDEAGLVASRTPFVEVPEDAGSPDGLVLDAEGGAWVALHGGGAVHRYDADGRLSEVLEVPTPQPTAVTFGGPDLRDLYVTTSRQGLGDEDRVAGSLHVARPGVAGVPVLPFAG